The following are encoded in a window of Candidatus Microthrix parvicella Bio17-1 genomic DNA:
- a CDS encoding SDR family oxidoreductase yields the protein MGRLDGKVAIITGAARGMGEAEARLFASEGARVVIADVLTEEGAAVAADIGEAARFVPLDVTDEAAWLDLMKITTDVFGCPDVLVNNAGVLVPSPIRELEVEQLRYVLDVNLLGPILGVKVVGAAMADAGRGSIVNVSSTGGLLGMSMISSYVASKWGLRGFSRSAAIELGPNGVRVNSLHPGGVTTPMVGVTDVSAMVEPPGPGEAESNPTLAASDAQGATQPIRRLGRPIEIARLALFLASDESSYCTGAEFVADGGSVAGQDLTATFGG from the coding sequence GTGGGACGACTCGACGGCAAGGTGGCCATTATCACCGGTGCGGCCAGGGGCATGGGTGAGGCCGAGGCACGGCTGTTCGCATCCGAGGGCGCCCGGGTGGTGATCGCCGACGTGCTCACCGAGGAGGGCGCAGCAGTGGCAGCCGACATCGGCGAGGCCGCTCGATTTGTGCCGCTCGATGTGACCGACGAGGCGGCCTGGCTCGATCTGATGAAAATCACCACCGACGTGTTCGGGTGCCCCGACGTGCTGGTGAACAACGCAGGTGTGCTCGTGCCGTCACCGATCCGCGAGCTCGAGGTCGAGCAGTTGCGTTACGTGCTCGACGTCAACCTGCTTGGCCCGATCCTTGGAGTAAAGGTTGTGGGAGCGGCCATGGCCGACGCCGGACGCGGTTCGATCGTCAACGTCTCCTCCACCGGCGGGTTGCTGGGCATGTCGATGATCAGCAGCTATGTCGCGTCCAAATGGGGCCTGCGCGGCTTCAGCCGATCTGCAGCGATCGAGCTCGGACCCAACGGGGTGCGGGTCAACTCGCTGCACCCCGGCGGCGTGACCACTCCCATGGTTGGCGTGACCGACGTTTCCGCGATGGTCGAACCGCCCGGACCCGGTGAGGCCGAATCCAACCCCACCCTGGCCGCATCCGACGCTCAGGGCGCGACCCAACCCATCCGCCGGTTGGGTCGCCCAATCGAGATCGCGCGGCTGGCGCTGTTTCTGGCATCGGACGAGTCGTCGTACTGCACGGGTGCCGAGTTCGTCGCCGACGGTGGGTCGGTGGCCGGACAGGATCTGACCGCCACCTTCGGAGGCTGA
- a CDS encoding metal-sulfur cluster assembly factor, translating to MALTNDPIEAIYNALRQVYDPELGLDIVSMGLIYRLEAEGDRVKIDMTLTTPGCPVSETLPEMARLAAANALGPDGESRIDFQIVWDPPWCPDLIEPESLAALGL from the coding sequence ATGGCACTCACGAACGATCCGATCGAAGCGATCTACAACGCGTTGCGTCAGGTGTATGACCCCGAGTTGGGGTTGGACATCGTCAGCATGGGGCTGATTTACCGCCTGGAGGCGGAGGGCGACCGGGTGAAGATCGACATGACGCTGACCACACCCGGATGTCCCGTCTCCGAGACGCTGCCGGAGATGGCCCGGCTGGCGGCCGCCAACGCGCTGGGGCCCGACGGCGAAAGCCGAATCGACTTCCAGATCGTGTGGGATCCGCCATGGTGCCCCGACCTGATCGAACCGGAAAGCCTGGCAGCATTGGGCCTGTGA
- a CDS encoding DUF2249 domain-containing protein, giving the protein MLVASFEPTPLMGVLSSQGFTYEVEKVSDAEWRVRFEQAG; this is encoded by the coding sequence ATGCTGGTCGCCTCCTTCGAGCCGACTCCGCTGATGGGCGTGCTCTCCTCGCAGGGTTTCACCTACGAAGTTGAAAAGGTGAGCGACGCTGAGTGGAGGGTCCGCTTCGAGCAGGCCGGGTAA
- a CDS encoding heavy-metal-associated domain-containing protein, which produces MSEQETTFKVPDVSCEHCKATIESAVGAMAGVQSVEVDVASKSVTVVGGDPDAVRSTLTSAGYPAAS; this is translated from the coding sequence GTGTCCGAGCAGGAGACAACTTTCAAGGTGCCCGACGTCAGCTGTGAACATTGCAAGGCGACCATCGAATCGGCTGTCGGGGCCATGGCCGGCGTGCAGTCGGTCGAGGTTGACGTGGCATCGAAGAGCGTGACGGTTGTGGGTGGCGACCCCGATGCTGTGAGGTCGACGCTGACCTCGGCGGGGTACCCGGCCGCCTCCTGA
- a CDS encoding NifU family protein codes for MNPVVLVTDLARAKILDLLNEEEAATPQGLRIEVTGESGPEYRYELSFDALDSAEADDSVVDWLGLGVIVPASSIDKLQGATLDLPAGGSGMVLRNPNRPNPLAGLDVELTGEVPERINLLLEKAINPSLAQHGGYAELRAWEEPKAYILMGGGCQGCAVSAMTLRSGIERTLKDQIPEILEVVDVTDHASGTNPYYEPAKK; via the coding sequence ATGAATCCCGTGGTGCTCGTGACCGACCTTGCCCGGGCCAAGATCCTCGACCTGCTCAACGAGGAGGAGGCCGCCACCCCACAGGGGCTGCGCATCGAGGTCACCGGAGAAAGTGGCCCCGAGTATCGCTACGAACTCTCCTTCGACGCGCTGGACTCGGCCGAAGCCGACGACTCGGTCGTCGACTGGCTGGGTCTGGGCGTGATCGTGCCGGCGAGTTCGATCGACAAACTTCAGGGGGCAACACTCGACCTTCCCGCCGGCGGATCGGGGATGGTGCTGCGCAATCCGAACCGGCCCAACCCACTGGCCGGACTGGATGTGGAACTCACCGGGGAGGTGCCCGAGCGCATCAACCTGCTGCTGGAGAAGGCGATCAATCCGAGCCTGGCCCAGCACGGCGGCTACGCCGAGTTGCGCGCCTGGGAGGAACCGAAGGCGTACATCCTGATGGGCGGGGGCTGCCAGGGCTGTGCCGTCTCGGCGATGACGCTGCGTTCGGGGATCGAGCGCACGCTGAAGGACCAGATCCCCGAAATCCTTGAGGTGGTCGACGTCACCGATCACGCATCGGGAACCAACCCCTACTACGAACCCGCCAAGAAGTAG
- a CDS encoding DUF2249 domain-containing protein produces MPSTDQTLDIRTEVPRRRHELIFETYGKLGAGENFVLINDHDPKPLRYQFEAEHSREFSWDYLEEGPEVWRVRIGKV; encoded by the coding sequence ATGCCCAGCACCGACCAAACCCTCGATATCCGCACCGAGGTACCCCGCCGGCGCCACGAACTCATCTTCGAGACCTACGGCAAGCTCGGGGCCGGTGAGAACTTCGTGCTCATCAACGACCACGACCCCAAGCCGCTGCGCTACCAGTTCGAGGCGGAGCACTCCCGCGAGTTCTCCTGGGACTACCTGGAAGAGGGTCCTGAGGTCTGGCGAGTCCGCATCGGCAAGGTCTGA
- a CDS encoding DUF2249 domain-containing protein — translation MSADNLTGDTGEVLLDVRPIIERGEEPFGTIMQTVAALDGRSLLLVAPFEPTPLEGVLAAQGYTYQSERVTDTEWRVRFEPADAGAGAVATDQSEAKAVAESPFTIKSRTSPVPSATHAPSATHAPSAPTLPASVMAMDPTQNVPPAWLPLGFLAAAGAGLIGFGVAMMVTAPTAVTFPRDDHVLAAVHFGVLAFLSAAVLGALHQFGPVVGAKPLRSVPAGVLTGVLFVPGAWLIPLGFATRHTGVVQLGGVLATTAVCTAAWNLSRPLSATGKGAPIVGLRLAVAYLVITAGFGVTYAFDRGFYWFPLLSDRVLAHAHLGLIGWLGLAYVAVAEKLWPMFLLAHRPHARAGERAVWLVGTGAPIVTLGLLFSSQPVTIVGGALVVAGLGFHLASLASVIAHRRRSLELLHGFVLASAAFLVIAIMTGIVAGLAPIDTELRTRLVVTEVFSLILWLTLAVIGHSHKIVPFITWNRLRSRGIMKGPDGRALLFAHLVNDTAARVTFGAAVVGAGAGVLGVLTATSWLVRGAGISLGLAGVLAVANLVSGPLLMIRWHDQQQEA, via the coding sequence ATGAGCGCAGACAACCTGACCGGTGACACAGGTGAGGTCCTGCTCGACGTCCGTCCCATCATCGAACGAGGGGAGGAGCCCTTCGGAACGATCATGCAGACCGTGGCCGCCCTTGATGGTCGGTCCCTGCTGCTGGTGGCGCCGTTCGAGCCGACGCCCCTGGAAGGCGTGCTCGCGGCGCAGGGTTACACCTATCAATCCGAACGAGTGACCGACACCGAGTGGCGGGTCCGCTTCGAACCCGCCGATGCGGGTGCGGGTGCGGTAGCGACCGACCAGTCCGAAGCGAAGGCGGTGGCGGAGTCACCCTTCACGATCAAGTCGAGAACCTCTCCTGTCCCCTCAGCAACGCATGCCCCCTCAGCAACGCATGCCCCATCGGCGCCGACGTTGCCGGCCTCGGTGATGGCGATGGACCCGACGCAGAACGTGCCCCCGGCCTGGCTGCCGCTCGGCTTCCTGGCCGCCGCCGGGGCGGGCCTGATCGGGTTTGGGGTCGCCATGATGGTTACGGCACCAACGGCGGTGACCTTCCCCAGGGATGACCATGTGTTGGCAGCGGTGCATTTCGGCGTGCTCGCATTTCTGAGCGCCGCAGTGCTGGGTGCGCTGCACCAGTTCGGCCCGGTGGTGGGGGCCAAGCCGCTGCGGTCGGTTCCCGCCGGCGTGCTCACCGGCGTGCTGTTTGTGCCGGGGGCATGGCTGATACCCCTCGGTTTTGCCACCAGACACACCGGCGTGGTGCAACTGGGCGGAGTGCTCGCCACGACGGCGGTCTGCACCGCAGCTTGGAACCTCTCGCGGCCGCTGTCGGCCACCGGTAAGGGTGCGCCGATTGTTGGACTGCGCCTTGCGGTGGCCTACCTGGTGATCACCGCTGGATTCGGGGTCACCTACGCGTTCGATCGTGGGTTCTACTGGTTCCCGCTGCTGTCCGACCGGGTGCTCGCCCATGCTCACCTCGGCTTGATCGGATGGCTCGGCCTCGCCTACGTGGCGGTTGCCGAGAAGCTGTGGCCGATGTTTCTGCTGGCGCACCGTCCGCACGCCCGCGCCGGCGAACGGGCAGTTTGGTTGGTCGGCACCGGGGCGCCGATCGTGACGCTTGGGCTGTTGTTCTCGTCGCAACCGGTGACGATCGTCGGAGGAGCGCTCGTGGTGGCGGGCCTCGGTTTTCACCTCGCCTCGCTGGCCTCGGTCATCGCTCACCGCAGACGCAGCCTCGAACTGCTGCACGGCTTTGTGCTTGCCTCCGCAGCCTTCCTGGTGATCGCCATCATGACCGGCATCGTGGCCGGTCTCGCTCCCATCGACACCGAACTCAGGACCCGGCTGGTGGTCACCGAGGTCTTCTCCCTGATCCTCTGGCTCACCTTGGCGGTCATTGGCCACTCGCACAAGATCGTGCCATTCATCACCTGGAACCGATTGCGCTCCCGGGGAATCATGAAGGGGCCCGACGGCAGGGCGCTCCTGTTTGCCCACCTCGTGAACGACACTGCGGCTCGGGTGACCTTTGGGGCGGCGGTCGTCGGTGCCGGTGCCGGTGTGCTCGGCGTTCTCACCGCCACCAGTTGGCTGGTGCGGGGGGCGGGTATTTCACTGGGTCTGGCAGGCGTTCTTGCCGTGGCGAACCTGGTGTCGGGCCCGCTGCTGATGATTCGATGGCACGATCAACAACAGGAGGCCTGA
- a CDS encoding IS1380 family transposase → MNATGALFDAGELIGQPRRRSASVKVKVSDDKVTGVGGVALWGPMLDNLNLVGVADGRRLRPIGPGGYTGGECYRALVEILLAGGDFLSDRSLLDGPTQQLRGAHVLPSHATMFRFCGGADFGRVQKAAAVNRTMLARAWASGAGPSGGMVTVDPDATLVDTYGPDKEGSKFSYRGEVGLSPLIGVCGETGDVLAIRARSGNAHPGRDNAGFIRECVSAIPGPVRETTNLWVRVDSAGYQHAVFDTVEALGGVFSVTAPQRSNVKAKVRALATNPDTQWVPALAGEAKRGSEVAETPFVMGQGKTRRMLRMIVRRQRTSAGDQLSFDDLDGWRFHAIVTNLPALFAPPAEVEAHHRLRGGIPEDTIRQLKEDFGLIHAPVKNFFGNWLWWHASVLAHNTARWVRHLGLPPTFKRCRGKRLRLAFFNVAARVVNHAGGLELRLPRSHAWADAFIEALTRIRALPAFA, encoded by the coding sequence GTGAATGCTACAGGCGCGTTGTTTGATGCCGGGGAACTGATCGGACAGCCCCGCCGCCGGAGTGCTTCGGTGAAGGTCAAGGTGAGCGATGACAAGGTGACCGGGGTGGGCGGGGTGGCGTTGTGGGGACCGATGTTGGACAACCTGAACCTGGTCGGTGTCGCCGATGGGCGCCGGTTGCGGCCGATCGGGCCTGGCGGCTACACCGGCGGGGAGTGCTATCGGGCGTTGGTCGAGATCCTGTTGGCCGGAGGCGATTTCTTGTCGGACCGGTCCCTGTTGGATGGGCCGACCCAACAGTTGCGGGGCGCTCACGTGTTGCCCTCACACGCGACGATGTTCCGGTTTTGTGGCGGAGCCGATTTTGGTCGGGTCCAGAAAGCCGCGGCGGTGAACCGGACGATGTTGGCTCGGGCGTGGGCGTCGGGTGCGGGACCTTCTGGTGGGATGGTCACGGTTGATCCCGATGCCACGCTGGTCGACACCTACGGGCCGGACAAGGAAGGTTCGAAGTTCTCCTACCGGGGCGAGGTTGGCTTGTCACCGCTGATCGGGGTGTGTGGTGAGACCGGTGACGTGCTCGCGATCCGTGCCCGGTCTGGGAATGCCCATCCGGGCCGGGACAACGCCGGGTTCATTCGAGAGTGTGTGTCGGCGATCCCCGGCCCGGTCCGGGAAACAACGAACCTGTGGGTCCGTGTCGATTCCGCCGGCTACCAACACGCCGTGTTCGACACCGTCGAGGCGCTGGGTGGGGTGTTCTCCGTGACCGCGCCACAACGGTCCAACGTGAAAGCGAAAGTCCGGGCGTTGGCCACCAACCCTGACACGCAATGGGTGCCAGCGTTGGCCGGCGAGGCCAAGCGGGGTTCCGAGGTCGCAGAAACACCTTTCGTGATGGGGCAAGGCAAGACCCGGCGCATGTTGCGGATGATCGTGCGCCGTCAACGCACCAGCGCCGGTGACCAGTTGTCCTTTGATGATCTTGACGGTTGGAGGTTCCATGCGATTGTCACGAACCTTCCCGCCCTGTTCGCACCCCCAGCAGAGGTCGAGGCCCACCATCGGCTTCGTGGCGGGATCCCCGAGGACACCATCCGGCAACTCAAGGAAGACTTTGGGCTGATCCACGCGCCGGTGAAGAACTTCTTCGGGAACTGGTTGTGGTGGCACGCCTCTGTGCTTGCTCACAACACCGCCCGCTGGGTCCGTCACCTCGGGCTGCCCCCGACGTTCAAACGGTGCCGTGGGAAACGGCTCCGCCTCGCGTTCTTCAATGTCGCAGCACGAGTTGTCAACCACGCCGGCGGCCTCGAGTTGCGGCTCCCACGATCCCACGCCTGGGCCGACGCGTTCATCGAAGCCCTCACACGCATCCGGGCCCTGCCCGCGTTCGCCTGA